A window of Citrus sinensis cultivar Valencia sweet orange chromosome 7, DVS_A1.0, whole genome shotgun sequence contains these coding sequences:
- the LOC102609031 gene encoding uncharacterized protein LOC102609031 isoform X1, whose translation MWYINIIFLILLRVLIFSGIDNFIESDFLIHADVYAKKNLTFFYLLSYLLEIPLIVYIIGTISCLLTVLVEAKDTDYIHNLTLYRAVDSGDLETTKSFLDLHPDALTASLSADGDTALHIAVLAGRVKVVGELVKRIDEKDLAIKNKNGATALNFAATGGVTKIAEYLVRKNRELLTIPNQHGNIPVVIASLYGHDDMVRYLYRETPIEELDPDKGTNGAMLLTSCIIDDIFDIPLDLLQRYRKLAYAQDNDGDTAIDMLAQKPSAFPSGTQLAFWKKWIYSSIYIHSAYASNNISHGDIERPHLGPAEHKNFFTPAMTKLLHMVWKSLNLFVPAIKHIYEVKLAHVQTQELLSCVCREISTQGESQFEKVGIKKVVFIAVKHGIVEFITEIMKHYPDIIWCYDDYNRHIFSYATLQRQEKIFNLIYTMGAKKNSVATNWDKAHNNILHQAAFLAPSSQLDRVSGAALQMQRELQWFKEVESIVQPKYKEMVNLHYKTPRALFSDQHKKLVEQGEKWMKETAESCTVVAALIATIMFSAAFTVPGGYDEYTGIPLYLHRNSFMVFIVADAMSLFSSCTSVLMFLGILTSRYGEEDFLKSLPRKLIIGLSSLFFSIATMMVTFGVTLVIILKARIAWVSFPIILLASLPVTLFALLQFPLLVEIFYSTYGPGIFNKPKKWWIIETE comes from the exons CTTACAGTTTTGGTAGAAGCAAAGGACACTGATTACATCCACAACCTGACGCTATATAGAGCTGTAGACAGTGGGGATTTGGAAACTACAAAAAGCTTCTTAGATCTTCATCCCGATGCACTAACCGCGAGCCTTTCTGCGGATGGAGACACAGCTCTTCACATTGCTGTTCTTGCCGGACGCGTGAAGGTTGTCGGAGAGCTGGTGAAACGGATAGACGAAAAGGACTTGGCGATCAAGAACAAAAATGGTGCCACAGCACTGAATTTTGCAGCCACAGGTGGAGTCACAAAGATTGCTGAGTATTTGGTGAGAAAGAACCGAGAGTTACTAACAATTCCTAATCAGCATGGCAATATCCCAGTTGTTATAGCATCTCTTTATGGCCATGATGATATGGTTAGATATCTCTATCGGGAGACTCCAATTGAAGAGCTTGATCCTGATAAAGGCACAAATGGCGCTATGCTTCTCACAAGTTGCATCATTGATGACATCTTTG ATATTCCCCTGGATCTGCTGCAACGCTACAGAAAATTGGCTTATGCTCAAGATAACGATGGTGACACAGCCATAGATATGTTGGCTCAAAAGCCCTCTGCATTCCCCAGTGGAACTCAGCTTGCATTTTGGAAAAAATGGATTTACTCAT CTATTTACATACATAGTGCGTATGCATCCAACAACATTAGTCATGGAGACATCGAGAGGCCACATCTGGGACCAGCTGAGCACAAGAATTTCTTTACCCCAg CAATGACTAAATTGCTCCACATGGTCTGGAAAAGCCTGAATCTTTTTG TTCCGGCAATCAAGCACATATATGAAGTAAAGTTAGCACATGTGCAAACCCAAGAACTGCTAAGCTGCGTCTGTCGAGAAATCTCGACACAAGGGGAGTCACAATTTGAGAAAGTGGGTATAAAGAAAGTGGTATTCATAGCTGTGAAGCATGGCATTGTTGAGTTCATCACTGAGATAATGAAACATTACCCTGATATTATATGGTGCTATGATGATTATAACCGCCACATATTTTCGTACGCGACATTGCAACGccaagaaaaaattttcaaccTTATTTACACAATGGGTGCCAAGAAGAACTCAGTGGCAACTAATTGGGACAAAGCCCACAACAATATTTTACATCAAGCTGCATTTCTAGCACCATCTTCTCAGCTTGATCGAGTCTCTGGTGCAGCACTACAAATGCAGCGGGAGCTACAATGGTTTAAG GAAGTGGAGAGTATAGTACAACCCAAGTACAAGGAAATGGTAAATCTACATTACAAAACTCCTCGGGCTTTATTCAGTGATCAGCACAAGAAACTAGTGGAACAAGGGGAGAAATGGATGAAGGAGACAGCAGAATCATGCACAGTTGTGGCTGCACTTATTGCCACTATTATGTTTTCAGCAGCATTCACTGTCCCCGGTGGCTATGATGAATACACAGGCATCCCTCTCTATTTGCACAGAAATTCCTTCATGGTGTTCATAGTAGCTGATGCAATGTCACTCTTCTCTTCTTGCACTTCAGTGCTCATGTTCTTGGGAATCCTTACATCAAGGTACGGAGAAGAAGATTTTCTCAAATCGTTGCCGAGGAAACTGATAATTGGTCTCTCATCACTTTTCTTCTCAATAGCAACAATGATGGTAACTTTTGGAGTGACCCTTGTGATTATTCTTAAAGCGAGGATAGCATGGGTGTCTTTTCCAATTATTCTGCTTGCCAGTCTTCCTGTGACCCTTTTTGCTCTGCTCCAATTTCCTCTGCttgttgagattttttattcaacTTATGGACCTGGGATCTTCAACAAGCCAAAGAAATGGTGGATAATTGAAACGGAGTAG
- the LOC102609318 gene encoding probable Histone-lysine N-methyltransferase ATXR5 isoform X1, which yields MAPATTSSAEARRLIGSRRRTEAPRRMLSPSPPPKKVKSMEEILAKAHYAVVERGDYGDVGCEQCGSGERAEELLLCDKCDKGFHMKCLRPIVVRVPIGTWLCPKCSGQRRVRSFSQRKIIDFFKIKKPNLPEEKCDSPQDTRKRRRRSASLVLQKKRRRLLPFTPSEDRSQRLSQMGSLAHALTALQMEFSDDLTYMPGMAPRSANQAEFEEGGMQVLSKEDTETLEQCRAMCKRGECPPLVVVYDSCEGFTVEADGQIKDMTFIAEYIGDVDFIRNREHDDCDSMMTLLLATDPSKSLVICPDKRGNIARFINGINNYTLEGRKKQNCKCVRYSVNGECRVFLVATRDIAKGERLYYDYNGYEQEYPTHHFV from the exons ATGGCTCCGGCCACCACCTCATCGGCGGAGGCTAGGCGGCTCATCGGCTCGCGCCGGAGAACGGAGGCGCCGCGACGAATGCTGTCTCCGTCTCCGCCGCCGAAGAAGGTGAAGTCGATGGAGGAGATACTTGCGAAGGCGCACTACGCGGTGGTGGAACGAGGCGACTACGGCGACGTCGGCTGCGAGCAATGCGGCTCCGGCGAGCGAGCCGAGGAGCTGTTGTTGTGTGATAAATGTGATAAAGGCTTCCATATGAAATGCCTCAGACCGATCGTCGTTAGAGTGCCCATTGGAACCTGGTTATGCCCCAAGTGCTCTGGCCAGAGACGTGTAAGAA GTTTTTCACAGAGGaagataattgattttttcaaaattaagaagCCTAATCTGCCAGAAGAGAAATGTGACTCTCCTCAAG ATACTAGAAAGCGTCGAAGACGTTCTGCATCATTGGTGTTGCAAAAGAAGAGAAGGAGATTACTGCCTTTTACACCATCAGAAGATCGTTCCCAAAGACTAAGTCAAATGGGCTCTCTTGCTCATGCTTTAACAGCATTGCAAATGGAATTCAGTGATGATTTAACTTATATGCCCGGCATGGCTCCTAGATCTGCTAACCAGGCTGAATTTGAAGAAGGTGGCATGCAG GTTCTTTCCAAAGAAGATACGGAGACGTTGGAACAGTGTAGAGCAATGTGTAAAAGAGGCGAATGCCCTCCCCTTGTAGTAGTTTATGATTCATGTGAAgg TTTTACCGTAGAGGCAGATGGCCAGATAAAGGATATGACATTTATTGCAGAATACATCGGCGATGTGGATTTCATTAGAAATCGGGAACATGATGATTGTGACAGTATGATGACCCTTCTTCTGGCAACAGACCCATCTAAAAGTCTTGTCATATGTCCTGATAAACGTGGAAACATTGCTCGCTTTATCAATGGCATAAACAATTATACTCT GGAAGGCAGGAAGAAGCAGAACTGTAAGTGCGTGAGATACAGTGTAAATGGTGAATGCAGGGTCTTTTTGGTTGCTACTCGTGATATTGCTAAGGGAGAGAGGCTATACTATGATTATAATGGATATGAGCAGGAATATCCGACTCATCATTTTGTCTGA
- the LOC102609318 gene encoding probable Histone-lysine N-methyltransferase ATXR5 isoform X3 has protein sequence MAPATTSSAEARRLIGSRRRTEAPRRMLSPSPPPKKVKSMEEILAKAHYAVVERGDYGDVGCEQCGSGERAEELLLCDKCDKGFHMKCLRPIVVRVPIGTWLCPKCSGQRRVRSFSQRKIIDFFKIKKPNLPEEKCDSPQDTRKRRRRSASLVLQKKRRRLLPFTPSEDRSQRLSQMGSLAHALTALQMEFSDDLTYMPGMAPRSANQAEFEEGGMQVLSKEDTETLEQCRAMCKRGECPPLVVVYDSCEGFTVEADGQIKDMTFIAEYIGDVDFIRNREHDDCDSMMTLLLATDPSKSLVICPDKRGNIARFINGINNYTLP, from the exons ATGGCTCCGGCCACCACCTCATCGGCGGAGGCTAGGCGGCTCATCGGCTCGCGCCGGAGAACGGAGGCGCCGCGACGAATGCTGTCTCCGTCTCCGCCGCCGAAGAAGGTGAAGTCGATGGAGGAGATACTTGCGAAGGCGCACTACGCGGTGGTGGAACGAGGCGACTACGGCGACGTCGGCTGCGAGCAATGCGGCTCCGGCGAGCGAGCCGAGGAGCTGTTGTTGTGTGATAAATGTGATAAAGGCTTCCATATGAAATGCCTCAGACCGATCGTCGTTAGAGTGCCCATTGGAACCTGGTTATGCCCCAAGTGCTCTGGCCAGAGACGTGTAAGAA GTTTTTCACAGAGGaagataattgattttttcaaaattaagaagCCTAATCTGCCAGAAGAGAAATGTGACTCTCCTCAAG ATACTAGAAAGCGTCGAAGACGTTCTGCATCATTGGTGTTGCAAAAGAAGAGAAGGAGATTACTGCCTTTTACACCATCAGAAGATCGTTCCCAAAGACTAAGTCAAATGGGCTCTCTTGCTCATGCTTTAACAGCATTGCAAATGGAATTCAGTGATGATTTAACTTATATGCCCGGCATGGCTCCTAGATCTGCTAACCAGGCTGAATTTGAAGAAGGTGGCATGCAG GTTCTTTCCAAAGAAGATACGGAGACGTTGGAACAGTGTAGAGCAATGTGTAAAAGAGGCGAATGCCCTCCCCTTGTAGTAGTTTATGATTCATGTGAAgg TTTTACCGTAGAGGCAGATGGCCAGATAAAGGATATGACATTTATTGCAGAATACATCGGCGATGTGGATTTCATTAGAAATCGGGAACATGATGATTGTGACAGTATGATGACCCTTCTTCTGGCAACAGACCCATCTAAAAGTCTTGTCATATGTCCTGATAAACGTGGAAACATTGCTCGCTTTATCAATGGCATAAACAATTATACTCT GCCATGA
- the LOC102609318 gene encoding probable Histone-lysine N-methyltransferase ATXR5 isoform X2, with translation MAPATTSSAEARRLIGSRRRTEAPRRMLSPSPPPKKVKSMEEILAKAHYAVVERGDYGDVGCEQCGSGERAEELLLCDKCDKGFHMKCLRPIVVRVPIGTWLCPKCSGQRRVRSFSQRKIIDFFKIKKPNLPEEKCDSPQDTRKRRRRSASLVLQKKRRRLLPFTPSEDRSQRLSQMGSLAHALTALQMEFSDDLTYMPGMAPRSANQAEFEEGGMQVLSKEDTETLEQCRAMCKRGECPPLVVVYDSCEGFTVEADGQIKDMTFIAEYIGDVDFIRNREHDDCDSMMTLLLATDPSKSLVICPDKRGNIARFINGINNYTLEGRKKQNFAQLF, from the exons ATGGCTCCGGCCACCACCTCATCGGCGGAGGCTAGGCGGCTCATCGGCTCGCGCCGGAGAACGGAGGCGCCGCGACGAATGCTGTCTCCGTCTCCGCCGCCGAAGAAGGTGAAGTCGATGGAGGAGATACTTGCGAAGGCGCACTACGCGGTGGTGGAACGAGGCGACTACGGCGACGTCGGCTGCGAGCAATGCGGCTCCGGCGAGCGAGCCGAGGAGCTGTTGTTGTGTGATAAATGTGATAAAGGCTTCCATATGAAATGCCTCAGACCGATCGTCGTTAGAGTGCCCATTGGAACCTGGTTATGCCCCAAGTGCTCTGGCCAGAGACGTGTAAGAA GTTTTTCACAGAGGaagataattgattttttcaaaattaagaagCCTAATCTGCCAGAAGAGAAATGTGACTCTCCTCAAG ATACTAGAAAGCGTCGAAGACGTTCTGCATCATTGGTGTTGCAAAAGAAGAGAAGGAGATTACTGCCTTTTACACCATCAGAAGATCGTTCCCAAAGACTAAGTCAAATGGGCTCTCTTGCTCATGCTTTAACAGCATTGCAAATGGAATTCAGTGATGATTTAACTTATATGCCCGGCATGGCTCCTAGATCTGCTAACCAGGCTGAATTTGAAGAAGGTGGCATGCAG GTTCTTTCCAAAGAAGATACGGAGACGTTGGAACAGTGTAGAGCAATGTGTAAAAGAGGCGAATGCCCTCCCCTTGTAGTAGTTTATGATTCATGTGAAgg TTTTACCGTAGAGGCAGATGGCCAGATAAAGGATATGACATTTATTGCAGAATACATCGGCGATGTGGATTTCATTAGAAATCGGGAACATGATGATTGTGACAGTATGATGACCCTTCTTCTGGCAACAGACCCATCTAAAAGTCTTGTCATATGTCCTGATAAACGTGGAAACATTGCTCGCTTTATCAATGGCATAAACAATTATACTCT GGAAGGCAGGAAGAAGCAGAACT TCGCACAATTATTTTGA
- the LOC102616709 gene encoding G-type lectin S-receptor-like serine/threonine-protein kinase LECRK4, whose amino-acid sequence MKLFLLIIIIFIYLFSTSQAQSPRSNYNIAPGSTLYTNSSPNFWPSPSGHFAFGFYTSGNGFKVGIWLVDGSNRTNKTIVWTARREDPVVSSGAALQFSVDGSRVLLRNSNGEVQSIAEPTQSSAVAASMLDSGNFVLYDSSSRIVWASFDRPTDTLLVGQKLAQNTALRSSTSLTNQSVGNFELWMERWGSLTAFPKISIQVTKYAYWSSFTDSAAGQNVTLNLGRDGRLYLENSTGYTVKNLTEGGLSVNRTNLYRATLDVDGIFRLYQNQVGTNGGLSSKIVWAAINEEDRCQVKVTCGLNSYCSLRGSGTACLCPPGFIYNDQQRPQDGCKLNFSTGDDCLEDQGSNSYNISHLENIYWEPDEYDLINHIPHEETCSNACLGDCNCVVAKYKDPVCYKHKLPLGFGMKNDSSGIKSLVKVRIGGFPKGGDRIVNKKTGKDFVIIGVFLTAFSLIVFLSALYLFYAHQIWSYKVTSRGASPPDVVEEINMRSFSYEQLVVATKNFEEEIGRGGSGRVYKGSINGGKEVAVKKLIKMVEEGESEFRNEIKIIGRTHHKNLVQLVGFCTEGSNRLLVYEFMKNGSLANLLFTSEQRPSWNERRRIALEIAKGIHYLHDECETRIIHCDIKPQNILMDESWTAKISDFGLSKLLKPDQTRTYTILRGTRGYTAPEWHSNNSPITVKSDVYSFGVMLLEIVCCRKNMDETLRDQEVVLIDWAYHYYEAGEVQNLVIEEDHVDMEELEKMVKIGLWCVETEFSLRPTMKQVILMMEGFVATPPPPSPYSSIRG is encoded by the coding sequence ATGAAGCTTTTTCTTCTGATCATTATAATATTCATCTATCTATTCTCCACATCACAGGCTCAATCCCCACGATCCAATTACAATATAGCCCCAGGCTCCACTCTTTACACAAACTCATCTCCAAATTTCTGGCCTTCTCCTTCTGGCCATTTTGCTTTCGGATTTTACACCAGTGGCAATGGCTTCAAGGTTGGAATATGGCTCGTTGACGGCAGCAACcgaacaaataaaacaattgtATGGACTGCTCGACGAGAAGACCCCGTGGTCTCATCTGGTGCGGCTCTGCAGTTCTCTGTAGATGGCAGCAGAGTCCTGCTTCGCAACTCCAATGGCGAAGTCCAGTCTATAGCTGAGCCTACTCAAAGCAGTGCTGTAGCTGCTTCAATGCTTGATTCGGGTAACTTCGTGTTGTACGACTCAAGCTCTCGGATTGTTTGGGCTAGTTTTGATCGACCAACTGACACCCTTTTGGTAGGCCAAAAGCTAGCTCAAAATACTGCTCTCCGTTCGAGTACATCTTTAACGAATCAATCTGTTGGAAACTTTGAACTTTGGATGGAACGATGGGGAAGTCTCACTGCATTCCCAAAGATAAGTATTCAAGTGACGAAATATGCTTATTGGTCGTCATTTACTGATTCAGCTGCTGGACAAAATGTAACATTGAATTTAGGCCGAGATGGGCGTTTATATCTTGAAAATTCAACTGGGTATACTGTAAAGAATTTAACTGAAGGGGGTCTTTCAGTTAATAGGACAAATTTGTATCGAGCTACTCTTGATGTTGATGGCATTTTCAGGCTTTATCAGAATCAAGTTGGGACTAATGGTGGCTTGAGCTCCAAGATTGTTTGGGCGGCGATCAACGAAGAAGATCGTTGTCAAGTGAAAGTAACTTGTGGGTTGAATAGCTATTGCAGCCTTCGTGGTTCCGGAACTGCTTGCCTGTGTCCTCCTGGATTCATTTACAATGATCAGCAACGGCCCCAGGACGGCTGCAAGTTAAACTTTTCCACTGGAGATGATTGCCTTGAAGATCAGGGTAGCAACAGTTACAACATTTCTCATCTAGAAAACATCTATTGGGAGCCTGATGAATATGATCTTATCAATCATATACCTCATGAAGAAACTTGTTCAAACGCATGTTTGGGTGATTGTAATTGTGTTGTGGCAAAGTACAAAGACCCAGTGTGCTATAAACACAAGCTTCCATTGGGATTCGGAATGAAAAATGACTCAAGCGGAATCAAATCTCTGGTCAAAGTTAGAATTGGCGGCTTCCCTAAAGGTGGTGACAGGATTGTCAACAAGAAAACTGGCAAGGACTTTGTAATTATTGGTGTTTTCCTGACTGCCTTTTCATTGATTGTTTTCTTATCAGCTCTCTATCTTTTCTATGCTCATCAGATATGGAGCTACAAGGTAACCTCAAGGGGAGCAAGCCCACCTGATGTAGTTGAAGAAATCAATATGAGGTCATTTAGCTATGAGCAGCTTGTTGTGGCTACCAAAAATTTCGAGGAGGAGATAGGCAGGGGAGGATCAGGGCGGGTCTATAAGGGCTCTATTAATGGTGGAAAAGAGGTTGCAGTGAAGAAGCTAATAAAGATGGTAGAAGAAGGTGAGAGTGAGTTTCGAAACGAAATTAAGATAATTGGAAGAACTCATCACAAGAACTTGGTTCAATTGGTAGGCTTTTGTACGGAAGGATCAAACAGGCTTCTTGTATACGAGTTCATGAAGAATGGTTCTCTGGCAAATCTTCTTTTTACATCCGAGCAACGCCCAAGTTGGAACGAAAGGAGAAGGATTGCGTTAGAGATTGCCAAAGGGATACATTACTTACATGATGAATGCGAAACAAGAATCATCCACTGTGACATCAAACCGCAGAACATTCTCATGGATGAGTCATGGACGGCCAAGATATCGGATTTTGGACTCTCGAAGCTGTTGAAGCCTGATCAAACGAGAACATACACAATTTTGCGAGGGACAAGAGGGTACACGGCTCCAGAATGGCACAGCAACAACAGTCCAATTACGGTGAAATCAGACGTGTATAGCTTTGGAGTTATGTTGCTTGAAATTGTTTGCTGTAGAAAGAACATGGATGAGACATTGAGAGACCAAGAAGTGGTTCTCATTGATTGGGCTTATCATTACTATGAAGCTGGTGAGGTTCAAAATTTGGTTATTGAAGAAGATCATGTAGACATGGAGGAATTGGAGAAGATGGTGAAGATTGGACTTTGGTGTGTGGAGACTGAGTTTAGTTTAAGGCCTACAATGAAGCAAgtgattttgatgatggaAGGATTTGTTGCTACACCACCTCCTCCTTCACCATATTCTTCTATTAGAGgctaa
- the LOC102609031 gene encoding uncharacterized protein LOC102609031 isoform X2, which produces MSEPNASSEFDLNVWLANLPQELPPGSRETSGDDQVLVEAKDTDYIHNLTLYRAVDSGDLETTKSFLDLHPDALTASLSADGDTALHIAVLAGRVKVVGELVKRIDEKDLAIKNKNGATALNFAATGGVTKIAEYLVRKNRELLTIPNQHGNIPVVIASLYGHDDMVRYLYRETPIEELDPDKGTNGAMLLTSCIIDDIFDIPLDLLQRYRKLAYAQDNDGDTAIDMLAQKPSAFPSGTQLAFWKKWIYSSIYIHSAYASNNISHGDIERPHLGPAEHKNFFTPAMTKLLHMVWKSLNLFVPAIKHIYEVKLAHVQTQELLSCVCREISTQGESQFEKVGIKKVVFIAVKHGIVEFITEIMKHYPDIIWCYDDYNRHIFSYATLQRQEKIFNLIYTMGAKKNSVATNWDKAHNNILHQAAFLAPSSQLDRVSGAALQMQRELQWFKEVESIVQPKYKEMVNLHYKTPRALFSDQHKKLVEQGEKWMKETAESCTVVAALIATIMFSAAFTVPGGYDEYTGIPLYLHRNSFMVFIVADAMSLFSSCTSVLMFLGILTSRYGEEDFLKSLPRKLIIGLSSLFFSIATMMVTFGVTLVIILKARIAWVSFPIILLASLPVTLFALLQFPLLVEIFYSTYGPGIFNKPKKWWIIETE; this is translated from the exons TTTTGGTAGAAGCAAAGGACACTGATTACATCCACAACCTGACGCTATATAGAGCTGTAGACAGTGGGGATTTGGAAACTACAAAAAGCTTCTTAGATCTTCATCCCGATGCACTAACCGCGAGCCTTTCTGCGGATGGAGACACAGCTCTTCACATTGCTGTTCTTGCCGGACGCGTGAAGGTTGTCGGAGAGCTGGTGAAACGGATAGACGAAAAGGACTTGGCGATCAAGAACAAAAATGGTGCCACAGCACTGAATTTTGCAGCCACAGGTGGAGTCACAAAGATTGCTGAGTATTTGGTGAGAAAGAACCGAGAGTTACTAACAATTCCTAATCAGCATGGCAATATCCCAGTTGTTATAGCATCTCTTTATGGCCATGATGATATGGTTAGATATCTCTATCGGGAGACTCCAATTGAAGAGCTTGATCCTGATAAAGGCACAAATGGCGCTATGCTTCTCACAAGTTGCATCATTGATGACATCTTTG ATATTCCCCTGGATCTGCTGCAACGCTACAGAAAATTGGCTTATGCTCAAGATAACGATGGTGACACAGCCATAGATATGTTGGCTCAAAAGCCCTCTGCATTCCCCAGTGGAACTCAGCTTGCATTTTGGAAAAAATGGATTTACTCAT CTATTTACATACATAGTGCGTATGCATCCAACAACATTAGTCATGGAGACATCGAGAGGCCACATCTGGGACCAGCTGAGCACAAGAATTTCTTTACCCCAg CAATGACTAAATTGCTCCACATGGTCTGGAAAAGCCTGAATCTTTTTG TTCCGGCAATCAAGCACATATATGAAGTAAAGTTAGCACATGTGCAAACCCAAGAACTGCTAAGCTGCGTCTGTCGAGAAATCTCGACACAAGGGGAGTCACAATTTGAGAAAGTGGGTATAAAGAAAGTGGTATTCATAGCTGTGAAGCATGGCATTGTTGAGTTCATCACTGAGATAATGAAACATTACCCTGATATTATATGGTGCTATGATGATTATAACCGCCACATATTTTCGTACGCGACATTGCAACGccaagaaaaaattttcaaccTTATTTACACAATGGGTGCCAAGAAGAACTCAGTGGCAACTAATTGGGACAAAGCCCACAACAATATTTTACATCAAGCTGCATTTCTAGCACCATCTTCTCAGCTTGATCGAGTCTCTGGTGCAGCACTACAAATGCAGCGGGAGCTACAATGGTTTAAG GAAGTGGAGAGTATAGTACAACCCAAGTACAAGGAAATGGTAAATCTACATTACAAAACTCCTCGGGCTTTATTCAGTGATCAGCACAAGAAACTAGTGGAACAAGGGGAGAAATGGATGAAGGAGACAGCAGAATCATGCACAGTTGTGGCTGCACTTATTGCCACTATTATGTTTTCAGCAGCATTCACTGTCCCCGGTGGCTATGATGAATACACAGGCATCCCTCTCTATTTGCACAGAAATTCCTTCATGGTGTTCATAGTAGCTGATGCAATGTCACTCTTCTCTTCTTGCACTTCAGTGCTCATGTTCTTGGGAATCCTTACATCAAGGTACGGAGAAGAAGATTTTCTCAAATCGTTGCCGAGGAAACTGATAATTGGTCTCTCATCACTTTTCTTCTCAATAGCAACAATGATGGTAACTTTTGGAGTGACCCTTGTGATTATTCTTAAAGCGAGGATAGCATGGGTGTCTTTTCCAATTATTCTGCTTGCCAGTCTTCCTGTGACCCTTTTTGCTCTGCTCCAATTTCCTCTGCttgttgagattttttattcaacTTATGGACCTGGGATCTTCAACAAGCCAAAGAAATGGTGGATAATTGAAACGGAGTAG